DNA from Apostichopus japonicus isolate 1M-3 chromosome 15, ASM3797524v1, whole genome shotgun sequence:
ACAATGGATTACATAGGATGGGACAGGAAGTTACTCTGTTCACATATTTACCTATCTCCCGGCTTAAACAGACTTAAGCTACTGTACTAAGAAACcacactatgacatcattggGAATGACATCATACTGAAAGTTACTTTCATGACAGAGAGATCTGTGTAGAGATATTCAATGCACAGACAGGTGTAGGGTTTCTGTTCTAGACAGTTACTGTGGAAGTTAAAGTGTATTAAGTGATCTACTGGGACTGAGAAGTTGGAAAGGTATATTAAATTATGTTTATGGCTTACTTAATCTTTGTGGGAGGTGTGATGCAGAAGAACTTTCTGTCTGTGCTACTAGCTAAGAGATTGTAAAGGTGAACCTTGGGTAAGGATAAGGGGAAGATAATGGTAAAATGCTCTCTGCTAAAATTAATTAGATAGACCCTCAATTACTGTCGGCTATGGTAGTTGAATTTCACACATGGGGATAAACATATCGGTACAATCTCTTCTCATTGCAATTCAGTCAATGAACTGTTCAAAATACCATACGGTTGCTGGAGAATATGCAATAATTTTGTCACAACCTCATTTTTGGATGCCTGTTCACTTATCACGTTGGGTGGTGCATTAGGTTTTGGGATAAATTTTTGCAAGTTTCATACCTACCTGCTGTGTGCAATTCGATAACCACTGTATTCTACAATTTTCTCTTACGAGCAACTTCGTATGTGGTGTGGATTAAATTTGACAGTCATAATTTTACAGTATGTGCTGTACTCTATTGAGTTTTCTCTACCAACCTACAGATATACCCGTCCCTGAAAAGACTAAACTGACTTTTAAGAATAAAGTTCCTCAGAACCTCAAATGGAAGAAGAGCTTCAAGAATCTGAAAGATATCCGAGGGCCAGCTACGGCGGCCAACATTCTTACGGAGGGCCAGTATGGAATAATGGTGAACTTCTGTACTCAATTTCTGTTTGTTCTCTGTGTATCCCACGGAATAATCTAGTCTTCAAATTTGTATTGCAGTTTTGAAGGCATTGGATATTTGTCTCTTGCAAAATACTTTATGTGTAGaaaaactgctatgcatctttgcactCGTACagcaatttgacaattttgcatATAGCATTTTGCGATTCTGCAAATTCTGGATATGTTGATGCTCTCTTTATCCATCGAGAGTTGataaaaaccttgaaaataaaacattgcttTCATCTTCAGTATAGTAGGGAGCAAGAAACATTTCTACATTTCCAAGGATTTAGTGATCTGGCATTTATCAAACCACCAAGCTCATCCCTCTTGCAAAATTGAAGTTGCTTCCTCAGATTAACCTacacttttattttaaattcgCAAAGAAAATAAGCAGAGAAAAGAAAGGTCAAATCTCCCTGATAAGgataatctgttgttttcttacCGTAAAAGCTGTCTCTTTGGTCATTTTCAGGCTACGACCGGAGGCTATCTGAAGCATGgtcattttgaaatgatccGGTTGACCTTTGGACGTAGAGTGGACTCGAACAAGGTCTTTGCGAGGTGGAGGGTGAATGCCCCCCATAAACCAGTGACCAAGAAGGGTCAAGGGCAAAGAATGGGCGGAGGAAAAGGTAAGATTAAAACTCTCTCGCCAGAAATACTtggcatacatactgtatggttGTATTTACGTATTGCAGATCtctaaattccatttttttccttttctttttttggctcAAATTCCAAAAGAATATTTATCTATGGCCATTATTTACCTTTATTTtcaatgtatatttgtatattatcatCATGTACATTTATATcaccattttgtatttttgcATTACTGTCCATCATGTACTTTGCATTCCTTTGTCATTCcgtatgttttctttctttgcatTACAATTGTTATGGAATACCGTCATAGTGGGCAGTCTATAAGTGGCCAAGACAATTCACATATTAATACGTTCGTAAATTAACAGATGATTCATATACTCTTGTGTGGCATCTCTTCCAGGTAATGTGGATCACTATGTGACTGCAGTAAAGGCCGGACGACTCATCATTGAAGTGTGGGGCAAAGCCGAGCTTCAGGAGGTGATGCCCGTCCTGACCGAGATCAGGAAGAAGCTCCCTTTCAGATCAAAGATTGTCTCTGTGGACAGCTtgaaagaggaagaagaagtgGGAAAATATCTGGTAGAGAATAATGCAAATCCGTGGACGTTCGAAAAGATTGCCAGAGAAAATTATCTCGGTGTTAGTAAATATTTAGGACCTTACGATTACAAATGGTTTGGAAGATACAGATAGTGATGTGAGACCACTTGGTGTCGAAGTTGAAAATCATCATCAGAGGAGAAAAAAGAGGCAGAGAGGTGGAAGAAGAGGACACATGATGCACCTGATCAGATATGCCGCTCACAAGGAATTGGCTGTCGAAGGCCTGCTCAACTTTTGGATAAGTTTATTTGCCACCAGTGGTGGTAGCTGGAGGTGAACCCTTAGAGCCTGGGAAAGCAGAACTGAAGGAGAGGAAAATTgattaagaaaagaaagagtATTCCAAGTGGTGTAGCATGAaagaattaatttttttctctcatgcTACCCTTCTCCGATTTCCCCTATACTGGAAGCCTGTGACCTATTTGCATGTATGACTTGAGATTTCAAGAATACTGAGGGTAATCGCAGCAGTAAAGTGTGATGTGCCGCAAACTGATACTACAATCGGATAGCTTTTCGGCACAAGATAGTTCAATATTTATAACTGTTACAATCTTGAAATGTTGACTGTTCAGACATGACCAACACAATCTGCTATTGTTATGTCCTTTCTTGAACCATTTTAGATTATGAAAAGCAGCACAAGATTATACTTTGGCCATATTAAGgacttaatatttttttaatttaaagataaAGCCAAATTATACATTTTTCCTACAAACAATAGATCTGTCCCTCTGTGTCCCAAAAGTAGTCATATTCAACTATTCAGTGTAACAGCACAATGGACCACATtctgttccccccccctccccccaaaaaaaccccATTGCCTCGGATATTCTGGAGGTAAAACCTTCTGAAAGCATTTTGAAAAAGTTCTGGTTAACTTttgttattgacatttttgtaaTTAAGTGATATGGAACATCTATAAATCATCTTTTCAAGGCTGGCATCTGCAAAGTTCAATCCTTAAATTCACATGGATGGATTTGTACCCCTTTTATATTTGCCTAAATATACATTGCACTGGGCTTCAACTGAATGTGTCATGCCATGCTGTTATTAGTTGGAATACATGCCCAAAGAGAAGAAGCATTTCACAAGGTTGTTGCATTTCAATcaggattgttttttttttcttttgtagttTTTGGAGATAAACTGTTATTGTTTATGGAACTTTTTTACTGccttgtttgtttttctgttgagTTTCTTCATTGCAACCATACAGATCAGGCTAAAGAGGGCTGCAGTAGATGCTGCAGTGCTTACACAGTGCTCAATCTTTGATAGACCCAAGTATAAGCACTGTAGCCTTTTATCCAATCTTGAGCAAAATTTGGTTTATTACAGAATGGTTCAGACACTCATTGTACAAAAACTGTAATGTACATATCCATTTGGCCATTGTGTTTTAGTATTTTGCTATGCTGCACTGGATAAATTAGACCTTTGTCTCTAGATAGATAAAATATGCAACTAAAATTCCACTTGAGTCAAGATGTTTCATAATCAATACAACTGCCATATCACTTACCTTTCTTATGTCTGTGAGACAATTCACTTTCATTTAATTATGAATTGAGAGAATAAATAATTATGATAGAAATTAATAGGAGAGATGTGTGGAGCCCCTGTTTTATAACCACCTTTCATACAGTAATAGTTTCCCCTTTGCATTGatcacaagggcgtaggaaccgggggtgCTGGGAGAGGGGGGCGccagcaagtcagaaaacccctttttcatttccaaatgagaaaagaaatctcatttggagcaccaaattgcatctaaggccaggtgaaaatgcaaatttatttacaaaatggagtggatgttgaagtgtgctatattgcaccaaaatgcatctgaggccacctggaaatgcaaaaaaaattccctccccttagacccctcccccaggccggacatccgtcttcagcccccccccccactcaaaagtaccttcctacgccactgattgaTCAAATGTCTTGTAGCAAAAAAGCGCAACAAAAAAGCAAGGGAAAGGTGTTGATATAATTTTATCCGTTGATaaagttattattgttattattacaaaaGTGTTTCCATATTGATGTATTCGAAGCACAGTTGAATGACAGCTTATTGTAGTGTTACATTCCCAGGTGATGTTGCATGCCTACAAGGTTTGAAGGACATCTATCCTCTGATTAGGGTTACCATCCGTCCCGAATAATCGGAATTGTCCCGTTTTTGAAAGGAAAAATGAGCGTCCCGGCCGGTAAGACAAATTGTCCCGATTTTTCCGGAAACGAATATACGCAGTACAAGTTTTTCGGATCAGACTCGCAATCGCCAAGTTATGTGTACATAAACAGCTCGTTAGCTGCTGTAGCAGACGACGACTCGGTATCAGGGGCGTAtatatccaggattttccaatagggggggggggggcgccaggcatgaatgatcgccgtcctgggggatgggtctaaggggaggggtgtacaatttttgctttcaaagaagggctgaaatgcaaaatggtgtcatatgcatgggcggcgatccgtacttccgagtggggggggggggtatgaccttgttgactatctaagcgtagcgccaccatgagttggcgcgaagcgtacaagaaaattttgggattaacaaaccctctagatggccggaaacggcacttcccgaggtttccaagcggcatatacccaactttaaaatagggatgtcatgtccgaaatatctcataatcaggatccaaaatacttttttttttaatttcgggtgttatttgggaaaattgcccctgtcaatcttgtttcaggcgcaacgttagaatgttcgagagcactgttatattattcgatgaagaaaatggcctcatgcaggctattataggcctatacacatgcaatacacaattacacatagttacattcctaggtaccgattgctagggcatccaggtgaaacgtgtattaagcattaccctggttacatgagattctcagctgttcgagggaacatgtacgtgtgtaggcctactaaagggcctatatgaatactatgagggtgcatatatgtactatatcaataccgtgggcgcaataatacattttgttgttatagggccaatgaagcctacagtcaactatttttgctttataaagacgctttatttgaaaagatcgcactgcgtttatggtaggcgagaaatgaagctaaaaaagagccgtacattaacgaagatgcataaatgtaggcatgaaaatattcttatccctggcatttggtgggggggggggatatggtgcattacatcccctccacccattttcatgggggatatatcccccctccacccaggatcgccgcccatggccatatgtgatccatttttcgaccttaataataagcaacatttccagtaaatatggacacaaaatgcacaatttagtatggctggcatgtcatttagtgtttatagtgataatacaaacacaattaccatctatgtttctaaaactattatgccgccgaacttcgccagaacctttttttggcaaacaaaaaataaagcatacgggaggggggggggggttgagcgatcaccgacatctcacataaaggtcgtcatcaattttttttttttttttttttttgctaaacttttttttttttgtgacggccaatagggggggcgcgcgcctgttgcgccccctggatacgcccctgggtaTGGTAACCCTGTAGTGTGCGGGAATACGAATCCACGTGCGTCGTTGCGATAGAATTGAGTATCGTTACTGACGTGGGACGTTCAATGTTCTTCTATCTATCAACAAATGTTGCCAATCTACGGGTCCGTAGCACGTGTACAGAAATCAGTCAAGGGACCTATCGTAGCACGTGCACAGAAATCAGTTGCGACTTGTGAAGTTGGTGTGCATGCTGCGCTGGGAGGATCGGATGCACGATTACAGATATCGGATCGATCGCAAGACATTTAAATAAACTTGTAAAGTACCATGCCGAAACGAAAGTGTACttacaatgataaattgaaagaGGAGTAGTCAAGGTGTCAATTAGACCCGGCCGTCATGAAACGGAAGCCGAGTGCAAACTATGCAGGTATGTATCAGTTTTGTGTTCGCATACATCGCTACTGGCTCTTACTTTATATAGTCAGCACGATCACCTCGTCAATAGTAGAAATTAAGGATATCCTAACACAGTGCTGCATAGAGAGTTTCGGAGCCTATATCGCTAATGTTTGCAAGTTTTCTGATCACTGAATACTTTATACCAGTGGCGCAAATTAGCCAGCCAATCAGCGTGCACGATTCTTGTTGTCACGATAACAGCACGTGGGTGTGATAGCGAAAGCCGTCGCTAATTACAACATTTCCCCACAGCGCTACGGCGAAAAAAATTGTAGCAaaattgttttcaaacttttttcaaTTTGCGATATATGAACACTCGTATATGCTACAAATGCGTGAATGGTATGATATGAAAGCTGCAACTGCTGTCTCTTGACAAATGTAATTGTTATTGTCTTTGCACTTCTTGAAGTGGTTTAGCACAATCTTAAAAACGTTTATTTTCTGGTTAAAATTTGTCGATGTCTCACAGTCACAACGGCTTTTTAGTTTGCGTTGATCTCCAATGCACTCGCCCAGTATATTACCAGGGCGGCCGACTCATTGATTACGTCGGCTTTTATTGGATGACAAACAGAATTTTAAGTCGATGTTTTGATTAGAatgtcaaatatgaaatatttgagGTCTGGTGGTTGGGCGATGGGACTTTACGAAGCTTGTATTCACAAGAGTTCGTTGCTAATTTGACGGGCGCCGTTTTAATGAAATTAGCGGCGCCCACCTTTTTACGTTTTGGCCGTCACGGGCGCTATTCATTAGCTTCGGAACCCAAACGGCGCCTGGCGCCCGTCTAAAATCATCCTTGCGCGGcggccctccccccccctagAAAAGGCCCCTAAAAGGCCCTCAGATCGTCGGAAATGGCACTGCCCGTTTTGTTTGATATGCATCGAAACTACGAGTCTATATTGTGATCTCATGCTCTGGAACTTTGTATTGGTGCTCTGTCACTCATAGCAGAAGTGATCATGAGGTCTAATACCCATTAGTGAGAGCCACACTGGAGCCAGCTACATACGTATCCTCCAATCCATTGGTTGTTGGTCTGTCACTCATAATCCCGCCCCTGTATAATATTCCCACGACACACACAACTTTTAATGTGTCATCACAAGGAGCATTTAGGATTTGACTGAAAAAATTGCCTGTGATAGAAAACCCTTCCCCTAGCTGTTCAATGTGGTAACAAAAAATGCAATGAATGTTCTGTATGtttcatttctctctttctccaATTACAGATGTAACATATCTGTGTCTCATGGTGGGACGGCAGATCTCAGCCATCATCTGAAATCGGATAAACACAGAAGAGCTTTGTCGTCTGTTTCTTCAACATCGTCCCTGAAACACTTTCTAGTTACAAATACAAGTGAACAACGGACTCTTGCTGCAGCTGAAGGAACCATGGCCTTTCATACCGTTAAACACCACCAGAGCTACAAATCAATGAACTGTACAAGCAAATAGCAAAGTAAAATATTTGCAGATTCTGCATGTGCGAGGAAATTCTCATCTGCTCGCACGAAAACAGGCTATAATAAACAATGTTATTGCCCCAAATTCTGTGGCAGAAGTAATGCAAGCACTATAGAAGAGGTTCCATACATTAGCATAGCCACAGATGCATCAAACCATGGCTATAAGAAAATATTTCCTCTAGTAGTCCAATATTTTTCAGTGAAAGATGGAGGGTACCAGTTCAAGCTGATAGAGCTGCAATCGTTATCAAATGAGACTTCTAAATCTATCAAAGACTACATTATCACGACTTTGAACAACAAGGACATAGCTGCAAAAAGTATTGCTTTTGGCGGGGACAACACAAACACCAATTTTGGTGGTGTTGCACGTAATCCAGGAAACAACATCTTCACCAAGCTGAAAACAGAACTTAAGTGTGGGGAGAAGTTTATAAGAATTGGGTGCCCCGCTCACATCCTCAACACAGCCGTTCACACCGCGGCTGATGTGATGAACATTGATGTTGAATCTATCATCATGAAGATCTACAACTTTTTCTCTATTTACACTGTGAGGGTACACACTTTGATGGAGTTTTGTGAATTTGTGGGTGTTGGTTATCAAGACCTGCTCTTTTCACTCTAAGACGAGGTGGTTGTCATTGTTCCCAGCAATTGAGCGGCTGCTACAACTCTATGATGGTGTAAAGTCCTACTTTCTATCGCAGGGAAATCCTCCTAAGGTACTGGCCGATTTCTTCAACAACCCACTGGGTGAGCCTTACCTGTGGTTTCTACACTCGCAGATGGCTTTGTTCCAGAAAACTATCCTGCAGTTGGAGAGGTCCCGTACTTCGGTATGCGAAACCTATGCTGTACTGTTTCAGACAGTGGAATCTCTCATCCGCAGGAAGGAAGCATCATTCGTCCCTCTCGCTGCCCAGACGATCATGGGCATTGGATGGCCAATCTTTGCAACAGCAATTCAAGGGGGATGTTGAGAAGTTTTACGAAACTAGCGTTTCTTACATTGACAAGTGGTCCCATTCCCTTCAAGAGTTTGAATGCCTCTCATGGCTGACTCTGTCTCAAGCTCCAGAATGGTCCAAAGAGAAGGATTCATCAGGTGGTTTCAAGAAAAGGGGGTTGCGGTGCATACTGATGATAGCATTGTCTTCGAACAACTTGGACTTGTCATCAAGTACGTGGATCAAGAGATGGATGACGAGTCAAAAAGGTCGTCGTGGCAAGCAATGCTAGCCACTGACAGATGGAACCAGCTATGTCAGAGTCTGACATCACAACAACAACTCTCTATGATTTTGCCACTGGTGCAGTTCTATTTTGCCATACCTAGTCACAACGCAAATGTTGAACGTATATTCTCTATGATGAAAAGTCAATGGACAGATGAACGCAATCGACTGTCCGTAGTTGCAATTAGGTCCATATTGACTGTGCAAGTCAACTATCAGCATCTAATCTGTGCAGAGTTCCACTCATACCTGTTGAAGAATCCGGGACTCCTCAAGCAGATTAGTGGAGGGGACAAATATTCATGACTGAACTGAGTTTGAGTTGTGCTGTtcatttttggatatttttcaTGATGATGTAGTTGTGCAACCATGGTATTAATTTTATCACCAGTCCGCATGGAGTAAATGTGGTGCAAACCAGAAATAGCATGAATTACATTTCTGAAATAGGCCACATATTAGGCAACAAAACTAGTAAAATCAGCCttaaatattgcaccatttggCTTCTAGGTAGGTCCCCTCATCAAGCTCACGTTGATCCTCCTCCCACCACCTCTGAACGTGTGAACTGCATTCATTGGTCCGTTCCATCTTCTTAGCTTGTTTTATTACTAAGGtatcaaatattgaaattaatctTTTTATACTTGAAATATCAAATTGCACACATAgcatatatgaagttaaaaagaATGGAATAACCATCCCAGTATTCCTCTGTTTCAGTATGACTCTATACAAAACAgcttaagttttttttattgctcttGATATCGTTGCCTTTGATCGTCATCGTGAAGGATCTCCCAGGTTAAAAGGCATGAGagagaagcaaaacaaaatttgccGTGTTTTCATGATGAGATATGAGAGAAAATTACGCCACCTACTCTTGCCCCCATTTCATACTACTCAGTCACTTTttcttaactatatatatactacggaaataaaaaatatgctatcCTTTATCCCATATACCCCACACAATTTCCCTGATTGACACCGTTTTCCACGGACTGCATGCCCCTCTAacaccaacccctccccttccctatTGCCTCTTGTCAGTACTCCttgtaaataacataaataaatttGTGTGCACccctgtacaatcataacactaaAGTTCCTTCATAGAGAGGAACTCTACATAACACTTAGGTAATACGCCCTCATttacacaccagtagaatcactgtggttgAGTGGTACGGACACAAAGGTTACACAAAGGTCCTGGGTTCTATTCCAACCTTCATCTGATAAGTCCCAAGGGATCTATTTCTACCTTCATCTAATGAGTCCCAAAAAAGaggaaaccggtcgtgaaggggaatttttctggtgtgttaatctttattaatttaatatatacatatatatatatatatatatatatatatatatatatatatatatatatatatatatatatatatatatatatatatatatatatatatatatataggaataacggaaaaactgttaaacaactatgctgcatttagagaaaggctggatctcgagtgagataca
Protein-coding regions in this window:
- the LOC139980651 gene encoding large ribosomal subunit protein uL16m-like, which gives rise to MFSSKGITCCHRLTKFLGKCDVSPKYMQVCSLKHWTPIEKFDDIPVPEKTKLTFKNKVPQNLKWKKSFKNLKDIRGPATAANILTEGQYGIMATTGGYLKHGHFEMIRLTFGRRVDSNKVFARWRVNAPHKPVTKKGQGQRMGGGKGNVDHYVTAVKAGRLIIEVWGKAELQEVMPVLTEIRKKLPFRSKIVSVDSLKEEEEVGKYLVENNANPWTFEKIARENYLGVSKYLGPYDYKWFGRYR